TTCCAACCTCTAATGCAAGCTACCACATCATCTCAAGTTCTATCTCAATATGCAAGACATCCACATCATCTTCCACTAATAGTCATGTCATGCCACTAACTTTTAACTTTTTAGTGGAAGCTATCTATGTCATCTCATGTTTTATCTCAATATGCAAGACATCCACATCATCCTTCACTAATAGCCATGTCATGCCACTAACTTCCAACCTCTTAATGAAAACTATCTACGTTATATCAAGTTCTATCTCAACATGTAAGGCATCCACATCATCTTTCACTAATACCCATGTCATGCCACTAACTTCCAACATCTTACTGTAACCTCTTCGTGCGGTTGAACTGTGCTTTAAATCAGCTTTGGCCTGTTTGCTTGGCTGAAAAAGCATGACTGAAAGTACTATTAACTAatatgttgtgagagaaaaatactgctaaatGACTACTAGATTCGGCACATAAACTTAAGCGAACTATCAGATTGCCCTTGCTTGTTTAGTTGTGTGAGTAGGCACGATGTTCAGCAGAGCCTTGCAGGTGATTCTCAGGTAGGCATGCGTGCTGTATCGATCAGAGTTTGGTTAATTTGTATGCAACAACCATCAGCGCtagagctagagctagagctagagctagagctacTCTAACAAAAGTTTTGCTTCAGGGAGAAGAAGAGCAGGACGATTGGTCCAGCCTTGGTCCATGCCTTCAACTCGGCTTCCAGCTCTCAAACTCAGAGGTTCACCACTCCTTCCTCGTGCTCAACTTCTCTTCAGCTTTCATTTTTTCACTGCTAGCTCACGGAGAAATTGATTTGTAGGCTGGCTGGAAAGGTCGCCGTCATCACCGGGGGCGCGAGCGGCATCGGCAAGGCGACCGCAGCCGAGTTCGTGAGAAACGGGGCGAGGGTCGTCATCGCCGACATCCAGGACGACCTCGGCCGTGCCGTTGCCGCCGAGCTCGGACCCGACAACGCGTGCTGCTACACCCACTGCGACGTCGCCGACGAGGCGcaggtcgccgccgccgtggaccTCGCAGTGGCCCGCCACGGCCAGCTCGACGTCATGTTCAACAACGCCGGCATCACGGGCTCCCCCGGGTGCGGGTGGCCACCGCTCGGCGCCGTGGACCTCGCCGACTTCGACCGCGTCATGGCCGTCAACGCCCGCGGAGTGCTGGCGGGGCTCAAGCACGCCGCGCGCGTCATGGTGCCGCGCCGCCGCGGCAGCATCATCTGCACCGCCAGCGTCGCCGGCCTGTGCGGCGGCATGGTTGCCGTCGCGTACAGCGCCTCCAAGGCGACGGTGATCGGCCTGGTGCGCGCTGTGGCGGCGGAGATGGCGTCCTCCGGGGTGCGCGTCAACGCCATCTCTCCCTACGCCGTCCCGACGCCTCTGGCGCTGGCAGCGGTCGCCTCGAGGCAATCGATGAGGGGATTGAGCGCCGAGGAGATTAAGCGGAGGGTGGAGATAGACTCGAACGTGATGTACGGGACGAAGTTGGAGGAGGACGACATCGCGAGGGCGGCACTCTACCTGGCGTCCGACGACGCTAAGTATGTCAACGGCCACAACCTCGTCGTCGACGGCGGCTTCACGGTGAGCAGAGAAGTACCAAAAATCCTGGCACAAGCACGCCCAAGGAGTGATGAACGGTCCGCATGGATTTTACTTCGTGGGCGCTGCTGACTTGCTGTACACCAGAATCCGTGATGGTCTCTCACGACCAGCAAATAAAGCCCGGACGCCACTAGGTTATTGCCAACATGGGATGGGCGACGGGGCCACGGTCGTCTTAGCAGCGGCAGTTAGCCTTTCAGTTGGATAAATCTCCATTTCTTCCTAAGCTCAATATGTTTTATCATGTACTAGTTGAAaatatttgagaaaataaaatTCTACTCAGTCTATTCTAAATATTTTAAGTTGTTTTggtttttctagatatatagttTTGGCAAGTGTACTCTCTTTAGCTATAGGCCCCACATATCCATTGAGTCGAGAAAGACTATCTTTTAGACCAAAGATATATTCACCTAGCTTTAATAGAAAGCGTAACCAATACCCAAAGGCCGAAAACTGGGGTTTCTGGTTTATAGTTTTGACACACAGCCATAAAGAAACAGTAGCTTGACTCACTCTCAAAAGAACTCTAAAGACCAACTAAAGCGGAACGACTAAGGAACACCTAAATTAGGGTGAGAACAAAAAACAACAATCCAGAAAGCGAGTGGAGCGAAGCAACAGAAAAGACAACAAAGAGAGAGCTACTAAGTAATTAGTCTTCAGCAAGTTGGGCTCCTCCGCTGTAGGTTCTAGCTTCGACTTTAAGAGTGGACGCCAAGACTTGATCAACATCTTCTATTTCTTCTTTGTTTTCTCCTTGTGCATGATGATCATGCGACACCTGCTCGGCACGGTAGCATTACAGCTCGTCAAGCTACCACCTATCGCCCTAGCTACATGGCGCAACGATGGCTTGCCGCGGCACTACTGGCCTATCACGGTTGCTTCTTCCAACGTGGCCATCCGACCCATGGCGTGGAGAGGGAAAATGAAAAGGTGATAAATTGGTCTGTTCTTTCTTCGAGGGATTAAGGGATGGTTTTACTCAATTAGGAAATAATTTAGAGAAAGGAGATACCAGAGCTCTCTTTTCCCCCTCGATCTCCTTTATGTAAGAATATAGGAAAGCAGAGTAGGATAATAGGGTTTGTTGTGGCCTTGTGGGTCAGCTAGTGCAAACTTTTTTGCTCGATGGAAATGATTTTCATCAACTACTTGTGAAAACTGTTGGATATTATGGGCCTAGCCCATTAATTTAATAATATCTATTAAACTCTATGGCCATTACGTGTgcattaatttattttgtaccATATGGAATTTAACCGAGAGACGACGTGGCGTGgcgaggcaggcaggcagcgagCGAGCGGACGGGCGAGCGGGCAAGGCCTTTAATTTTGCATCTCATTCTTTCATGATTTTGATTGAGAGGAGTTTCTGGTAACTCCCGTAACTTCTGCCTTCATGGTTTTGATTGAGAGGAGTTTCTGGTAACTCCCGTAACTCCTGCCTTCATGGTTTTGATTGAGAGGAGTTTCTGGTAACTTCCGTAACTCGTGCCTTCATGGTTTTGATTGAGagaagtttctggtaactctcATAACTCCTGCCTTCATGATCTTGATTGACAGgagtttctggtaactctcgTAACTCCTGCCCGTTTCCGTCTCCACCTTCGCAAAGAGTCGCGACCTTTCTGTTCCGCGCCTGGCCTTCCTCCTGCTTGCCTATAAGAGAACCCGCACCCTCTCAGTTCTCCTCCTAAGGAAAAACCACATCCAGTTGCGCAAGTCCTTTCCGTTCCATCTCCGGCGAGCACCAGAGATGGAAGAGTAGGCCTCCGGAACGCGTCTCCGTCGTGTGCTTCATCTACTCAGGTGAGGACGAGCGATTACGTTTTTGGGGAGTGTCGTTGGCGACACGACTACACGGCAACCTTCtctgcactgcaccgagcgggACGACTACAACGACAAAGCACCACCATGGCCTTTCCCGGTGCGAGCGGTTCTGCCACAGGGTATAATCTCCTTCATCCTATTGTTAATTTGACTGTTAATATCATAATGTTGCTGGGTAACATTTTGCTATTATCCTACATGTTTTGCTTGGATGATCATGTGAATAATCTTTTACTTGTACCATATATTACTGTACTCATCTTTGTTTCAATTATTGAAGATACACTGCTCACATCTGTGAtgattcatataaataaaatgaTATTAGTTGTATGTTCTGTCTCCTTAATTTGCTTCTGCAAATTGATAGTCATCCTTTTAATATTTGTCATGAATTGTTTTCTCAAATAATTCATGTTGTAATTATCCCTTTTATTGCATCATTTTTATGGATTAAAATAAATGTGAAATTGCCTTACAATTCAACAATCTAAAAACATAATTTTAGGCCATTTTCATCTGTTGGCTTTGCGGGCATGCTAAAGCCTACGCCGTTTGAGGGCACTCACTACAAGAGGTGGTGTGAGAAAGCTCTTCTGTGGTTGTCAGCCATGCGTTGTGGTCATGTGCTCCAGAAGCAGCCTGCCTGTATGAGATCCAAGCAGGATGAGGAGGCCTAGAGACATGCTAAGACCAAGTGCAAGGCTGCACTGTTGAGCATCATCCATGATTCGCTGGTTGATGCCTACATACCACTCCCGTCGGGCAGAGCTGTGTGGGAGGCTCTTGAGGCCCGGTACGGTCTTTCTAACGC
This window of the Sorghum bicolor cultivar BTx623 chromosome 7, Sorghum_bicolor_NCBIv3, whole genome shotgun sequence genome carries:
- the LOC8073537 gene encoding momilactone A synthase — translated: MFSRALQVILREKKSRTIGPALVHAFNSASSSQTQRLAGKVAVITGGASGIGKATAAEFVRNGARVVIADIQDDLGRAVAAELGPDNACCYTHCDVADEAQVAAAVDLAVARHGQLDVMFNNAGITGSPGCGWPPLGAVDLADFDRVMAVNARGVLAGLKHAARVMVPRRRGSIICTASVAGLCGGMVAVAYSASKATVIGLVRAVAAEMASSGVRVNAISPYAVPTPLALAAVASRQSMRGLSAEEIKRRVEIDSNVMYGTKLEEDDIARAALYLASDDAKYVNGHNLVVDGGFTVSREVPKILAQARPRSDERSAWILLRGRC